From one Rhopalosiphum padi isolate XX-2018 chromosome 2, ASM2088224v1, whole genome shotgun sequence genomic stretch:
- the LOC132922657 gene encoding cuticle protein 76-like: MQNFKVLNVQCFGVVAALMILSVAADEPVAEPSLYSAAYLPPKPVVVVGGPVHYNSPYDGAVASTSTSVFRTLGHPGGQVSAVHKTVDTPYSSAHKSDVRYTNDVQLPYHHHPAAIPYGYGPAAVPYGHGPVAVPYGHGPVAVPYGYGPTAAVPYGSHHGLVAAPYGHGATVVTPHSVSHASFSGPYGTHYSYRR, translated from the exons ATGCAGAATTTTAAG GTGTTGAATGTGCAGTGCTTCGGCGTCGTGGCTGCGTTGATGATACTGTCAGTGGCGGCGGACGAACCGGTGGCGGAACCGTCGCTTTACTCGGCCGCGTACTTGCCGCCGAAACCAGTGGTCGTGGTCGGCGGCCCTGTGCATTACAACAGCCCGTACGACGGCGCCGTGGCCAGCACGTCGACAAGCGTGTTCCGGACGCTCGGCCATCCGGGGGGACAGGTGTCCGCCGTCCACAAAACCGTCGACACGCCGTACTCGTCCGCGCACAAGTCGGACGTGCGCTACACCAACGACGTGCAGCTGCCGTATCACCATCACCCGGCCGCGATCCCATACGGTTACGGCCCGGCAGCCGTCCCGTACGGCCACGGACCTGTCGCAGTCCCGTACGGCCACGGACCGGTCGCAGTCCCGTACGGTTACGGTCCGACCGCTGCCGTCCCGTACGGTAGTCATCATGGGCTGGTAGCTGCACCGTACGGCCACGGTGCCACCGTCGTGACTCCGCACTCTGTCTCGCACGCCAGTTTCTCCGGACCCTACGGAACCCACTACTCGTACAGACGGTGA